A part of Planococcus sp. MB-3u-03 genomic DNA contains:
- a CDS encoding ABC transporter substrate-binding protein, with protein MKNIIFLLISLIALIGLAGCSGGEASSSNADGDSEPVEGGELNVAIGADPNTLDWMYTGESAARKIGWHIYEGLFALNQDFEAVPLLAEDYEVSEDGKTYTITLREGVSFHNGEPVTAEDAKASIERWLKVSSVGKITNDHVESVEADGSQLTIQLNKAYSSLLSDLAAPKSAAVVLPKAIAEAAGEKPLDHDQYIGTGPFQFDSWKRGDEIVLAKYDDYASRTDETSGLTGEKKAYVDSVHFKIVKDPQVVVNGLKTGLYDFGDEVPLDLYEVIESTPNIEAGTATNGYTVLTPDKSEAPFDDLQVRQALNAALDKEAIAKATYGNEEFYELDGALFTPNQTALYSEENTDGFLSYDVDEAKRLLEESSYDGEPIKIIFSSDSNDYKKIAEIAEQQLEAAGFAVELESYEWATYLEKWGEASNWDLVVVGWSPFFSPNQAGMLSQDSNSSGWYNSEKWQEQIAQWAQAESEEERQQILAGLNETLYEELPFEKVTNISNLNARTTDIHDYSEWYGPRFWNTYKTN; from the coding sequence GTGAAAAATATCATCTTTTTACTTATCAGTTTAATTGCACTTATCGGCTTGGCCGGTTGTTCCGGCGGCGAAGCGAGTTCGTCCAATGCTGACGGAGATTCAGAACCAGTGGAAGGCGGGGAGCTGAACGTGGCGATCGGCGCAGATCCGAACACGCTGGACTGGATGTATACGGGAGAAAGTGCCGCACGCAAAATCGGCTGGCATATTTATGAAGGTTTGTTTGCCTTAAACCAGGATTTTGAAGCAGTGCCGTTGCTCGCTGAAGATTATGAAGTGAGCGAAGACGGAAAAACCTACACAATTACCTTGCGTGAAGGCGTAAGCTTCCATAACGGGGAACCAGTAACGGCAGAAGATGCCAAAGCGTCCATCGAACGTTGGCTGAAAGTGTCATCTGTCGGCAAGATCACCAACGACCACGTGGAGTCCGTGGAAGCAGACGGCTCGCAATTGACCATTCAATTGAACAAAGCATACAGTTCTCTGCTTTCTGACTTGGCTGCCCCGAAATCGGCTGCAGTCGTCTTACCGAAAGCAATCGCTGAAGCGGCCGGCGAAAAGCCGCTCGACCATGACCAGTATATCGGCACCGGGCCATTCCAGTTTGATTCGTGGAAGCGCGGCGATGAAATCGTCTTGGCCAAATACGACGACTATGCATCTAGAACCGATGAGACAAGCGGTTTGACGGGAGAGAAAAAAGCGTATGTGGATTCGGTCCATTTCAAGATCGTCAAAGACCCTCAAGTGGTGGTCAATGGCTTGAAAACCGGACTTTACGATTTCGGCGATGAAGTTCCGCTCGATTTGTACGAAGTGATCGAAAGCACGCCGAATATCGAAGCTGGCACCGCCACTAACGGCTATACGGTGTTGACGCCGGATAAATCGGAAGCGCCTTTCGATGACTTGCAAGTACGCCAGGCATTGAACGCTGCACTCGATAAAGAAGCGATTGCCAAAGCAACATACGGCAACGAGGAATTTTACGAATTGGACGGCGCTTTGTTCACGCCGAACCAAACCGCCCTGTATTCGGAAGAAAACACAGACGGCTTCCTGTCCTACGATGTGGATGAAGCGAAACGCTTATTGGAAGAAAGCAGCTACGACGGCGAGCCGATCAAAATTATCTTCTCGAGCGATTCCAACGACTATAAGAAAATTGCCGAGATCGCTGAACAGCAGCTTGAAGCAGCCGGCTTTGCGGTCGAGCTGGAATCCTATGAATGGGCAACATACCTTGAGAAATGGGGAGAGGCTTCCAATTGGGATCTCGTTGTCGTCGGATGGTCCCCGTTCTTCTCGCCGAACCAGGCAGGCATGTTGAGCCAGGATTCGAACAGCAGTGGCTGGTATAACAGTGAGAAATGGCAGGAGCAAATCGCCCAGTGGGCACAAGCGGAATCCGAGGAAGAACGACAGCAGATCCTCGCCGGCTTGAACGAAACGCTGTATGAAGAATTGCCGTTTGAAAAAGTGACGAACATCTCGAACTTGAATGCGCGCACAACCGATATCCACGACTATAGCGAATGGTATGGCCCGCGCTTCTGGAATACGTATAAAACAAATTAA
- a CDS encoding Gfo/Idh/MocA family protein, with the protein MGIKVGIIGCGAITKMRHAPEYTANPYVDEIVFYDRNLHRSEAMVELFGGRNVESVEELFNDPEITAISDCSSNEHHHLFSTQALLSGKHVLCEKPISLTVDHAKEILAAQKKSGKKLMVDHNQRFTRAHQKAREILASGELGKVLTFRTAFGHSGPESWGINKTKSTWFFKKERSGFGVGGDLGIHKIDLLHYLLDDEIIQVSAFQGALHKTDENGESIEVCDNLVCSLATQKGRLGNAAFSWTYYGEEDNSTVVYCEKGIMKIYHDDEYQLELIMESGEKVNYQLEAIQTNDNQTPSGVIDAFVDSIRLDQEPIVTGEDALKSLKVILGIMEAADTKQVVTIEKESLLYQ; encoded by the coding sequence ATGGGCATCAAGGTAGGCATCATTGGCTGCGGGGCCATTACGAAAATGCGCCACGCGCCGGAATATACAGCGAATCCATATGTGGATGAAATCGTCTTTTACGACCGCAATCTCCACCGTTCCGAAGCGATGGTCGAATTGTTCGGCGGGCGGAATGTGGAAAGCGTCGAGGAATTGTTCAACGACCCCGAGATTACAGCCATCAGTGACTGCTCTTCGAATGAACACCATCATTTGTTCTCGACACAAGCGCTGTTGAGCGGTAAGCACGTGCTGTGTGAAAAACCGATTTCCTTGACGGTCGATCATGCCAAGGAAATTTTAGCGGCACAGAAAAAATCCGGCAAGAAATTGATGGTCGACCACAATCAGCGCTTTACGCGCGCGCATCAAAAAGCACGCGAAATCCTCGCTAGCGGAGAGCTCGGGAAAGTCTTGACTTTCCGCACTGCTTTCGGGCATTCGGGCCCAGAATCCTGGGGCATCAATAAAACGAAATCAACATGGTTCTTCAAAAAGGAGCGCTCGGGCTTCGGTGTCGGCGGCGACCTTGGCATCCATAAAATCGATTTGCTGCATTACCTGCTCGATGATGAAATCATTCAAGTGAGCGCCTTTCAGGGAGCTTTGCATAAAACGGATGAAAACGGCGAGTCGATTGAAGTATGCGACAATCTTGTCTGCAGCTTGGCGACGCAAAAAGGGCGTCTCGGAAACGCCGCCTTCTCCTGGACCTATTACGGGGAAGAGGACAACAGCACCGTTGTTTATTGTGAGAAAGGCATCATGAAAATCTACCATGATGACGAGTATCAGCTGGAACTCATCATGGAATCCGGCGAGAAAGTGAACTACCAGCTGGAAGCGATCCAAACGAATGACAACCAGACTCCGAGCGGCGTCATTGATGCATTCGTCGATTCCATCCGCCTGGACCAGGAGCCGATCGTTACGGGAGAAGATGCCTTGAAATCACTGAAAGTCATTTTGGGCATCATGGAAGCAGCCGACACCAAGCAAGTGGTCACTATCGAAAAAGAGTCTCTCCTTTATCAATAA
- a CDS encoding transporter substrate-binding domain-containing protein has protein sequence MKRNAYLFATACLVGLAGTLAGCSSEETANATGDQVIRVGTQNDYPPFAFADDANQLTGYDVDMMKAVDEQLDGYTFEYVAVPWDSMFLALESNKIQAIADQVAKTPERQEKYLFTDESYFAAETVIAVKEGREDIQTIEDLEGKAVGALAGDSYTLLLEEYNETAAEPIELKYSESGNPSEILQDVQNGRVDAYVNDPIMMNAVLEKNELGVEIVGQPLVNDDMGIVLKDEEKGEELKALIDPILKQLKEDGTLSELSEKWTGGDYIPE, from the coding sequence ATGAAAAGAAACGCTTATCTATTCGCTACTGCCTGTTTAGTAGGTCTTGCCGGAACACTTGCCGGCTGTTCATCGGAAGAGACGGCGAACGCTACAGGAGACCAAGTGATCCGCGTCGGAACGCAAAACGACTATCCGCCTTTCGCTTTCGCGGATGATGCCAACCAGCTGACGGGCTATGACGTGGACATGATGAAAGCCGTCGATGAACAATTGGACGGCTATACGTTCGAATACGTCGCCGTACCGTGGGACAGCATGTTCCTCGCGCTCGAGTCGAATAAAATTCAGGCCATTGCCGACCAAGTAGCGAAAACGCCGGAACGCCAAGAAAAGTATTTGTTCACCGATGAATCGTATTTCGCAGCGGAAACGGTCATCGCGGTGAAAGAAGGCCGAGAAGACATTCAGACGATTGAAGATTTGGAAGGAAAAGCGGTCGGGGCTTTGGCAGGCGATTCCTATACTTTATTGCTTGAGGAGTACAACGAAACCGCCGCCGAGCCGATCGAACTGAAATACAGCGAAAGCGGCAACCCGTCGGAAATTCTGCAGGATGTGCAGAACGGGCGCGTCGACGCTTACGTCAATGACCCGATCATGATGAACGCGGTGTTGGAAAAGAATGAACTCGGCGTGGAGATTGTCGGGCAGCCTTTGGTCAATGACGATATGGGCATCGTCTTGAAAGATGAAGAAAAAGGCGAAGAGTTGAAAGCCTTGATCGACCCGATTTTGAAACAGCTGAAAGAAGACGGCACCTTGTCCGAACTGTCCGAGAAATGGACCGGCGGCGACTACATCCCTGAATAA
- a CDS encoding ABC transporter permease, with protein sequence MDNINTKEYSPESPSMKSRLSWLWSEYSVIIAFIIIFIAASVMNPRFLDINNQLNILMQVSIIGIIALGMTVVMLSGGIDLSVGSVLALAGVISVLALNASGSILIGVFTALLVGAFAGFLNGLMVAKGRIASFIATLGMMAAARSIALYIAEGGSVSGEVSGFTAIANNNVWIFDLPVLIFFAMAVLIYIVMHKTRFGRYVYALGSNEKAAMLSAIRVDRIKIGVYTLIGMLVGVAAVIETSRLNSISSSSSGAQYELDAIAAVIIGGTRMTGGRGKIIGTIFGILILGILNNMMNLMNVSPHLQGFVKGLIIIIAVVFQKRE encoded by the coding sequence TTGGATAATATCAACACAAAGGAATACAGCCCTGAATCTCCAAGCATGAAAAGCAGGCTGTCCTGGCTATGGTCGGAATACAGCGTCATCATTGCGTTCATCATCATTTTCATCGCTGCTTCCGTGATGAATCCAAGATTTCTCGATATCAACAACCAATTGAACATCCTCATGCAAGTGTCGATCATCGGCATCATTGCGCTTGGGATGACGGTCGTCATGCTGTCAGGCGGCATTGATTTATCGGTCGGCTCTGTCCTGGCGCTCGCCGGCGTCATTTCCGTCTTGGCATTGAACGCATCCGGCAGTATTTTAATCGGCGTGTTCACGGCCTTATTGGTCGGGGCATTCGCCGGATTCCTGAATGGCCTGATGGTCGCGAAAGGCAGGATCGCGTCGTTTATCGCTACGCTCGGCATGATGGCCGCGGCCCGTTCGATCGCACTGTATATTGCAGAAGGCGGCAGCGTCTCGGGCGAAGTGAGCGGATTCACCGCCATCGCCAATAACAATGTATGGATTTTTGATTTGCCGGTGCTCATTTTCTTCGCCATGGCCGTGCTGATTTATATCGTCATGCACAAAACACGGTTCGGCAGGTACGTCTATGCGCTCGGGTCGAATGAAAAAGCGGCGATGCTGTCCGCTATCCGTGTGGACCGCATCAAAATCGGCGTCTATACGCTGATCGGGATGCTTGTCGGAGTCGCGGCGGTCATTGAAACGTCCCGGTTGAACTCGATTTCGTCTTCAAGTTCCGGGGCGCAATATGAACTTGACGCCATTGCAGCTGTCATCATCGGCGGCACGCGCATGACAGGCGGGCGCGGCAAAATCATCGGCACGATTTTCGGCATCTTGATCTTGGGCATCCTCAACAATATGATGAACTTGATGAATGTTTCGCCCCATCTGCAGGGCTTTGTCAAAGGCTTGATCATCATCATTGCCGTCGTGTTCCAAAAAAGAGAATAG
- a CDS encoding amino acid ABC transporter permease, translating to MENLLDLNFLIESFPAIISRLPITIGIAVGSLLLSLIIGVAAALIKIYKVPVLSVITSIYISFIRGTPLLVQIYLVFYGIPKIIYFLQSEYGWLQSADVNSIAPEFYALMAFSINLGAYLSETIRSAIESVDRGQFEAAKAIGMTPVQMMLKIVFPQALTVAIPNLGNMFISTIKDTSLVFIIGVIDIMGQAKILGSRGLAFFEVYIAVSIVYWILCIAVERLLVKIEKRARRYERGIA from the coding sequence ATGGAAAATTTACTGGACTTGAATTTCTTGATCGAGAGCTTTCCTGCCATTATTTCCAGGCTGCCAATCACGATCGGCATAGCAGTCGGCTCACTGCTTTTGAGTTTAATCATCGGCGTGGCTGCGGCATTGATCAAAATCTACAAAGTACCTGTGCTCAGCGTCATCACGTCGATCTATATCTCCTTTATCCGGGGGACGCCGTTATTGGTGCAGATTTACCTGGTGTTTTACGGGATTCCGAAAATCATTTATTTTCTTCAGAGCGAATACGGCTGGCTTCAGTCGGCGGACGTCAATAGCATCGCACCGGAATTCTATGCCTTGATGGCCTTTTCCATCAATTTGGGCGCGTATTTATCCGAAACGATCCGTTCGGCGATCGAATCGGTCGACCGCGGGCAGTTCGAAGCCGCCAAAGCGATCGGCATGACGCCTGTGCAGATGATGCTGAAGATCGTCTTCCCGCAGGCCTTGACGGTAGCGATCCCGAACCTCGGCAATATGTTCATCAGCACGATCAAAGACACCTCGCTCGTGTTTATCATCGGCGTCATCGATATCATGGGGCAGGCAAAAATCCTCGGCTCCCGTGGCTTGGCGTTCTTTGAAGTGTATATCGCCGTCTCGATCGTCTATTGGATCTTATGCATTGCCGTCGAGCGCTTATTGGTGAAGATCGAGAAGCGTGCACGCAGATATGAAAGAGGGATTGCCTGA
- the solA gene encoding N-methyl-L-tryptophan oxidase, with translation MSEETVFDVAIVGAGTMGMAAGAFLAQQGKKTLVIDAFDPPHANGSHHGDTRLIRHAYGEGRHYVRLVLRAQQLWEDLEKQTGYKVFDKTGVIGLGPEDSPFLLESIAAANSYGLPLEILSSGAIQERWPGFTVPEHFIGCFEAQAGVLYSENAIRAYKKLALENGVHYVPNTPVQHIDIQDGDRVKISTAQGVFYAEKVIVTAGAWAKKLLPDLQLPIQPTRKAVGWFEAPEMYNADQFPGFFVEGPEMMFYGFPSIDGAGVKVGRSDGGQPIDPDEQTQNFGQYEFDEGDLRRFLDLYMPEASGELKQGKTCLYTVSDDHNFIIDRHPDNEHVIFACGFTGHGFKFGSVMGEVLSQLAIDGHTEFDIAPFSLNRFKP, from the coding sequence ATGAGCGAGGAAACTGTTTTTGATGTCGCCATCGTCGGTGCCGGCACGATGGGCATGGCCGCCGGCGCCTTTTTGGCACAGCAAGGCAAGAAGACATTGGTGATCGATGCATTCGACCCGCCCCATGCGAACGGCAGCCATCACGGAGATACCCGGTTGATCCGCCACGCCTACGGGGAAGGCAGGCATTACGTTAGGTTAGTGTTGCGCGCGCAGCAATTATGGGAAGACTTGGAGAAGCAGACCGGCTACAAAGTGTTCGATAAGACCGGTGTTATCGGGCTTGGCCCGGAAGACTCCCCTTTTCTGCTCGAAAGCATTGCAGCCGCCAATAGCTACGGCTTGCCGCTCGAAATATTAAGCAGCGGCGCGATTCAAGAAAGATGGCCGGGCTTCACAGTGCCCGAGCATTTCATCGGCTGCTTTGAAGCACAAGCAGGCGTGTTGTACAGCGAAAATGCCATCCGTGCCTATAAGAAACTGGCGCTCGAAAACGGCGTTCACTATGTGCCGAATACACCCGTCCAACACATCGATATACAGGACGGGGATCGCGTGAAAATCTCGACCGCGCAAGGTGTTTTCTATGCTGAAAAAGTGATCGTCACAGCCGGTGCATGGGCGAAGAAGCTGCTACCAGACCTGCAATTGCCGATCCAACCGACGCGCAAAGCGGTCGGCTGGTTTGAAGCACCGGAGATGTACAATGCCGATCAATTTCCCGGTTTTTTTGTGGAAGGTCCCGAGATGATGTTCTACGGCTTCCCGAGCATCGACGGCGCTGGCGTAAAAGTCGGACGCTCGGATGGCGGGCAGCCAATCGACCCGGACGAACAAACCCAGAACTTCGGGCAATACGAATTTGATGAGGGCGACCTAAGAAGATTCCTGGACCTGTATATGCCAGAAGCGAGCGGAGAATTGAAACAAGGCAAAACTTGTTTATACACCGTCTCGGACGACCATAACTTCATCATCGACCGCCATCCGGACAACGAGCACGTCATTTTCGCCTGCGGCTTTACCGGCCACGGCTTTAAATTCGGCAGCGTCATGGGCGAAGTGTTGAGCCAATTGGCAATAGACGGCCACACCGAATTCGACATCGCTCCCTTCTCACTCAACCGTTTCAAACCATGA
- the mmuM gene encoding homocysteine S-methyltransferase: MNPIEQILNEFPVLIVDGAMATELENYGCNLNDSLWSAKILMENPELIKKVHVDYFQAGADCAITASYQATIEGYQERGLTESQAIALITKSVELATQARDEFWGAAADRSDRPKPLVAASVGPYGAFLSDGSEYRGGYAIGEEQLAAFHRERIRVLVEAGADILACETLPCLAEAKAIVSVLEEFPQVSAWFTFSAKDEFHISDGERIADCAKWLEQQSQVAAIGINCTAPQFIESLIQEVKSASSKPVIVYPNSGATYDPVSKTWSEEPSVGAFSANSKAWHKAGADIIGGCCSTTPDDIAAIASWARQGKASEV, from the coding sequence ATGAACCCGATTGAACAGATATTGAACGAGTTCCCGGTCCTGATCGTGGACGGGGCTATGGCGACAGAACTTGAAAACTATGGATGCAATTTAAATGATTCTTTATGGTCAGCGAAAATATTGATGGAAAATCCGGAGTTGATCAAGAAAGTGCATGTGGATTATTTCCAGGCTGGGGCGGATTGTGCCATTACGGCCAGTTACCAGGCGACCATTGAAGGCTATCAGGAGAGAGGGCTGACAGAATCACAAGCGATCGCATTGATCACGAAGTCTGTCGAGTTGGCAACACAAGCGCGCGACGAGTTTTGGGGCGCTGCAGCGGATCGCTCGGACAGGCCGAAGCCTTTAGTGGCGGCATCAGTCGGCCCGTACGGCGCATTTTTATCGGACGGGTCTGAATACCGCGGCGGCTATGCGATTGGCGAAGAGCAATTGGCCGCATTTCATAGAGAGCGAATCCGGGTGCTGGTGGAAGCAGGAGCGGATATTTTGGCGTGCGAAACTTTGCCGTGCCTTGCGGAAGCGAAAGCGATTGTGAGCGTGCTGGAAGAATTTCCGCAGGTGTCTGCCTGGTTTACATTCAGTGCGAAAGATGAGTTCCATATCAGTGATGGGGAGCGGATCGCGGATTGTGCAAAATGGCTCGAGCAGCAATCGCAAGTGGCGGCAATCGGCATTAATTGCACAGCTCCGCAGTTTATCGAATCCTTGATCCAGGAAGTGAAAAGCGCATCTTCCAAACCGGTCATCGTCTATCCAAATTCCGGCGCCACTTACGACCCGGTAAGCAAAACCTGGAGCGAAGAACCGTCAGTTGGTGCGTTTTCAGCCAATTCGAAAGCCTGGCATAAAGCAGGAGCAGATATCATCGGCGGCTGTTGCAGCACGACTCCCGATGATATTGCAGCGATCGCCTCGTGGGCGCGCCAAGGGAAAGCTTCGGAAGTTTAA
- a CDS encoding amino acid ABC transporter ATP-binding protein: MIKLEKLHKYYDRQHVLKGIDLTVEKGEVVAVLGPSGSGKSTLLRCINFLEEPTSGIVEIGGKRVDAATAKKKEIFALRTATGMVFQQYNLFKNLTVLQNVSVGLTSVKRMKKDAADKKGIEMLERVGLSSKLSHYPAQLSGGQQQRVGIARALALDPEVLLFDEPTSSLDPELVDEVLATIRRVADTGKTMFIVTHELSFAREISDRVIFMEDGVIIEQGTAEQIFTEPAVERTKQFLGKAVQG; this comes from the coding sequence ATGATCAAATTGGAGAAGCTGCATAAATATTACGACCGCCAGCATGTTTTGAAAGGAATCGATTTAACCGTCGAAAAAGGCGAAGTGGTGGCGGTCCTCGGGCCAAGCGGTTCCGGGAAATCGACGCTGTTGCGTTGCATCAATTTTCTCGAAGAGCCGACGAGCGGCATCGTGGAAATCGGCGGAAAGCGGGTGGATGCGGCCACCGCCAAGAAAAAGGAGATCTTCGCGCTCAGGACTGCAACTGGCATGGTCTTCCAGCAATACAACCTGTTCAAGAATCTGACTGTGCTGCAAAATGTCTCCGTCGGTTTGACGAGCGTCAAGCGGATGAAAAAAGACGCTGCTGACAAGAAAGGCATCGAGATGCTCGAGCGGGTCGGCTTGTCTTCTAAATTGAGCCATTACCCTGCGCAATTGTCCGGCGGCCAGCAACAGCGTGTCGGCATCGCCCGTGCGCTTGCTTTGGACCCGGAAGTGCTGTTATTCGACGAACCGACTTCTTCATTGGACCCTGAACTGGTCGATGAAGTATTGGCCACCATACGCCGCGTCGCGGACACCGGAAAAACGATGTTCATCGTGACCCATGAATTGAGTTTCGCGCGGGAAATTTCGGACCGCGTCATCTTTATGGAAGACGGCGTCATTATCGAGCAAGGCACGGCTGAGCAAATTTTCACCGAGCCTGCCGTCGAAAGAACGAAACAATTTTTAGGAAAAGCCGTCCAAGGCTGA
- a CDS encoding sugar ABC transporter ATP-binding protein — MTSQPFVAMNQIEKSFNGVPVLKKVTLEVEKGEIHALLGENGAGKSTLMNILGGVHQPDSGQIFIEGKQVNMANPHISQAHGISFIHQELNMVNDLKVYENMFLGSEIRNKAGFLNVEEMCRQTREILAELGVFLNPKEYVRNLATSYKQLIEISKALLHKSKLIIMDEPTTSLAEHEVGRLFELMRNLKKSGVSIIYISHKLKEIQAVCDRYTVLRDGQLVKTDGMQSGNLEEITKLMVGKAISQERFVHEHEFGEMALEVERLSSPGLFQDIDFTVRKGQIVGFTGLAGDGRTELFESLFGYRKKYTGTIKVKGKAMKITHPRTALQAGMGYVPKDRKENAIIKDLSVVHNMSLSSMGNFERLGFIQDKRELEKFSSYKKALNIKVANPRITIDKLSGGNQQKVIIAKWLEADTDILIFDNPTQGIDVGAKQEIYQEILELAKLGKAIIILSSEAPEVLRICHVINVMYHGEITARFMGDETNEEEIMHYATGAKREGEHIG; from the coding sequence ATGACTTCGCAGCCTTTTGTGGCGATGAACCAAATCGAGAAATCATTTAACGGCGTCCCAGTTTTAAAGAAAGTGACGCTGGAAGTAGAAAAAGGGGAGATTCATGCCTTGCTTGGGGAAAACGGCGCCGGCAAATCGACGCTGATGAATATTTTAGGCGGCGTCCACCAACCGGACAGCGGGCAGATTTTCATTGAAGGCAAACAGGTAAATATGGCGAACCCGCATATTTCCCAGGCGCATGGCATCAGCTTCATCCATCAGGAGCTGAATATGGTCAATGATTTGAAAGTGTATGAAAACATGTTTCTAGGTTCAGAAATTCGCAACAAGGCCGGATTTTTGAACGTGGAAGAAATGTGCCGCCAAACGCGTGAGATCTTGGCGGAACTGGGCGTGTTCCTCAATCCGAAAGAATATGTGCGCAATCTCGCCACGTCCTATAAGCAATTGATCGAGATTTCAAAAGCGCTGCTGCATAAATCGAAGCTGATCATCATGGATGAACCGACGACATCGCTCGCGGAACATGAAGTGGGCCGGCTGTTCGAATTGATGCGCAACTTGAAGAAATCGGGCGTATCCATCATTTATATTTCCCATAAATTAAAGGAAATCCAAGCGGTATGCGACCGCTACACCGTGCTGCGCGACGGCCAGCTAGTGAAGACGGATGGCATGCAGAGCGGAAATTTAGAGGAAATCACCAAGCTGATGGTCGGCAAAGCGATTTCACAGGAGCGCTTTGTCCATGAGCACGAATTTGGCGAAATGGCTCTGGAAGTCGAGCGCTTAAGCAGCCCTGGCTTATTCCAGGACATCGACTTTACCGTCCGAAAAGGCCAGATTGTCGGGTTTACCGGGCTTGCGGGAGACGGCCGGACGGAGCTGTTTGAAAGTTTATTCGGCTACCGCAAAAAATACACGGGCACCATCAAAGTGAAGGGCAAAGCGATGAAAATCACCCATCCGCGAACGGCGCTGCAGGCTGGCATGGGCTATGTGCCGAAAGACCGTAAAGAAAATGCCATCATCAAAGATTTGAGCGTCGTCCATAATATGAGCTTGTCATCGATGGGCAATTTTGAGCGATTGGGTTTCATCCAAGACAAGCGGGAGCTGGAAAAGTTCAGCAGCTATAAAAAAGCCTTGAACATCAAAGTAGCTAATCCACGCATCACCATCGACAAATTGAGCGGCGGCAACCAGCAGAAAGTGATCATCGCCAAATGGCTTGAAGCGGATACCGATATCTTGATTTTCGACAACCCGACACAAGGCATCGACGTCGGCGCAAAACAGGAAATCTATCAGGAGATCCTAGAACTCGCAAAACTGGGCAAAGCGATCATCATCCTGTCATCAGAAGCCCCTGAAGTGTTGCGCATATGCCATGTCATCAACGTCATGTACCACGGGGAAATCACGGCCAGGTTTATGGGCGATGAGACAAACGAAGAAGAAATCATGCATTATGCCACAGGCGCGAAAAGGGAGGGAGAGCACATTGGATAA
- a CDS encoding alpha/beta hydrolase — MNEQYPVIQGAEAFFLKGGSTGILLCHGFLGTPQSVRELGEALGEQGYTVSCPRLPGHGTHFKELEQFSYEDWFQSVEQAYLELKQACTSVFVIGQSMGGTLSLDLASRHPEIQGIALINPAIDIPQFETYRSRPAHAYVTEDAPDIKKADAVEITYGQAPVKAYQQLLGYMDAVRAKLAEVRCPVVCFQSLEDHVVPPANTDYILGKVGSDYAFKHELHNSYHIASMDHELDFIVAKSIEWIEQAQVLPAGGQA, encoded by the coding sequence ATGAACGAACAATATCCTGTCATCCAAGGGGCGGAAGCCTTCTTTCTGAAAGGCGGCAGCACCGGCATCCTATTGTGCCACGGGTTTCTCGGCACGCCGCAAAGCGTCAGGGAATTAGGCGAAGCGCTCGGCGAACAAGGCTATACGGTTTCCTGTCCGCGGCTGCCGGGCCATGGCACCCATTTCAAGGAGTTGGAACAATTTTCTTATGAAGACTGGTTCCAGAGTGTTGAGCAGGCTTATTTAGAACTCAAACAAGCGTGCACATCGGTCTTTGTCATCGGGCAATCGATGGGCGGCACCTTGAGCTTGGATCTGGCCAGCCGCCATCCTGAAATCCAGGGCATCGCGTTGATCAATCCGGCGATCGACATCCCGCAGTTTGAAACTTACCGCAGCCGCCCGGCCCATGCTTACGTTACAGAAGATGCGCCCGATATCAAAAAAGCGGATGCGGTGGAAATCACTTACGGGCAAGCACCGGTCAAAGCGTATCAGCAATTGCTTGGCTATATGGATGCTGTCCGCGCAAAGCTCGCCGAAGTCCGCTGCCCGGTCGTTTGTTTCCAGTCGCTTGAAGACCATGTCGTGCCGCCAGCCAACACCGACTATATTCTCGGCAAGGTCGGTTCGGATTACGCGTTCAAGCACGAACTCCATAATTCCTATCACATCGCTTCCATGGACCATGAATTGGATTTCATCGTCGCCAAATCCATTGAATGGATCGAACAGGCGCAGGTCTTGCCGGCTGGAGGGCAAGCGTAA